One window of Gloeothece citriformis PCC 7424 genomic DNA carries:
- a CDS encoding terpene synthase family protein, translating to MLKKLQVAHYINDYQQLLKQFNFSVSSKQLKVLFPLVTLIFEVDDLYDLKEASFSRSKVEDLREKMSLLLSESSLFTQPAIERFFEAMEAESHKNNRISLTEYLQISRYSIGAELLSNYMAYLLKISPEVWFSKEITHFREEIYTLIRLANDYLDDKGDQLRRENETEQIKARQFFSNLLFFKVYFYWHYALHKCHYYYYIIRTNLNRICHKENLYSRAIISAESILIWAYKVYVIDQNSIHEF from the coding sequence ATGCTCAAAAAACTTCAAGTTGCTCATTATATTAATGATTACCAGCAGCTTTTAAAACAGTTTAATTTTTCAGTTTCTTCAAAGCAATTGAAAGTGCTTTTTCCCTTAGTCACTCTTATTTTTGAGGTAGATGATCTTTATGATTTGAAAGAAGCGTCATTTTCTCGCTCAAAAGTGGAGGATCTTCGAGAAAAAATGAGTCTATTATTGTCTGAATCTTCTTTATTCACTCAACCAGCTATAGAACGCTTTTTTGAAGCGATGGAGGCAGAATCACACAAAAATAACCGCATATCTTTAACAGAATACTTACAGATCAGCCGTTATAGTATTGGAGCGGAACTTCTCTCCAATTATATGGCTTATCTTCTCAAGATCTCTCCAGAAGTTTGGTTCTCTAAAGAAATAACACATTTTAGAGAAGAAATTTATACCCTAATTCGTCTCGCTAATGATTACTTAGATGATAAAGGAGATCAGTTGAGAAGAGAGAATGAAACCGAGCAAATCAAAGCGAGGCAATTTTTCTCTAATCTTCTCTTTTTTAAAGTTTATTTTTATTGGCATTATGCTCTACATAAATGTCATTATTATTATTATATAATTCGGACTAATTTAAATCGAATCTGTCACAAAGAAAATCTCTATTCAAGAGCAATTATTAGTGCAGAATCTATCTTAATTTGGGCTTACAAAGTCTATGTCATTGATCAAAATTCAATTCACGAGTTTTAA
- a CDS encoding TerC family protein, with protein MGKELSSRAFINFRIPIIALTDLAFSLDSVTTAMAICSETWLIVFGGIIGIITLRLSAGLFLSLLDKFVYLQDSAYIIILGIGLKLLAKALLPSYILPDSLVFSLILLLFIWGFSKGFEPKESGIN; from the coding sequence CTGGGTAAAGAATTAAGTAGTCGTGCTTTCATAAATTTTAGGATTCCGATTATTGCCTTAACTGATCTGGCTTTTTCTTTAGATAGTGTGACAACTGCTATGGCAATTTGCTCTGAAACTTGGCTGATTGTTTTTGGGGGAATTATCGGCATAATTACCTTAAGACTTTCAGCCGGTTTATTTCTGAGTTTATTAGACAAGTTTGTTTATCTTCAAGATTCTGCTTATATTATTATTTTGGGAATAGGATTAAAATTATTAGCCAAAGCTTTACTTCCTAGTTATATATTGCCAGATTCGCTCGTTTTCTCTTTGATATTATTGTTGTTTATTTGGGGTTTTTCTAAAGGTTTTGAGCCTAAAGAATCTGGCATAAATTAG
- a CDS encoding class I SAM-dependent methyltransferase, whose translation MPEQLPEQLREKVQQLALDYQQQGKPTEWFESLYQQAQGDPAQIPWAKLSPHPILQDWLDQSQISGQGKTALVIGCGLGDDAEILSDLGYQVTAFDISETAINWCRQRFPNSKVNYVVADLLALDPNWKGNFNFVFECRTIQSLPLNLREKAISAIAQLVAPKGTLIVITGFRETEDPPKGPPWPLSEVELSLFKAFNLEEVKRISFTVPQSEALHQLRLEYLKQ comes from the coding sequence ATGCCTGAACAACTCCCAGAACAATTACGCGAAAAAGTCCAACAATTAGCCCTTGATTATCAACAACAAGGAAAACCTACAGAATGGTTTGAAAGTCTGTATCAACAAGCACAAGGAGATCCAGCGCAAATTCCTTGGGCAAAATTATCTCCTCATCCTATCTTACAAGATTGGCTAGATCAATCTCAGATTTCAGGTCAGGGAAAAACCGCTTTAGTTATCGGTTGTGGGTTAGGAGATGATGCCGAAATATTATCGGATCTCGGATATCAAGTCACGGCTTTTGATATTTCCGAAACAGCAATTAATTGGTGTCGTCAACGGTTTCCTAATTCTAAAGTTAACTATGTTGTCGCTGATTTATTAGCTTTAGATCCGAATTGGAAAGGTAATTTTAACTTTGTCTTTGAATGCCGCACCATCCAATCTTTACCTTTAAATTTAAGAGAAAAAGCCATAAGCGCGATCGCCCAATTAGTAGCACCAAAGGGGACTTTAATCGTGATCACGGGGTTTCGGGAAACGGAAGACCCTCCAAAAGGCCCTCCTTGGCCGTTATCTGAGGTTGAATTATCTCTATTTAAAGCTTTCAATTTAGAAGAAGTTAAGCGAATTTCTTTTACTGTCCCTCAGAGTGAGGCGTTACATCAGTTACGGTTGGAATATCTTAAACAATAG
- a CDS encoding translocation/assembly module TamB domain-containing protein: protein MTNGSSNTPNTPPDPSEQPSFTTRLRRFIRRPSTLIGGGVLIALGVGGYLGVRYFVYERLSPLIEAQLSNFLGREVNLGEVESFSLTHIRFGNTSIPATPTDADNASVDAVNIQFNILPLLLGRPLPLEVTLVDPNVYIDQDKTGKWVDIELPEQEEELPIDLDVKVNLEDADLALKPNQLKQPVTIQADGTARYITADPQQLQYDLDVEVLKSDVNLEGKTVLDTGQTQLNLQVNRLALGEIAALLPANLINLNSGTLNADLNLNVPSLEKIEGTQGQGNVSLTQIAGRLPTLKVPIKANVELGFEGQTVLIDQFRVSLNNIVAQAKGSIDWQKGYNIQAQINPFQVTNLFKILSWSFPIDVNGQLQAKFNIRGGITQPLIIGTINNTKPINIDKLRLQNLRAGFRTNLNQLILEKAQIQPAPGGQITATGRLQLNILQALKQNKEIQWAKIPVNVNFRGALPGQPLIEPYINVPQGVTVGTINTVGQITGTFDKLQSQVNWQTPNLATVSDVQIAGSGNIFWQRDTFILRNTELQTDQGTLLVTGRVNTTTKQWQTAIEGNSFNLDPFVAIACDNFNNLCTYTNKLEPVLLETANINLTGGFDFGLDTIRGIANLDLQVQQGNVTVNSRLTQGTLNATVLASQLALDPFLTGINVPVPVQLVRTTAKISGSVEQLLNQNWNTLQADADIRLRVADDPVLISGQVQQGTLEAIVNTQQLPVSPFVPNLTVPVSIQQTQAVISAPVEELLNLNFDNLNADANVRLTIANSPARVLANINDGIINAAANLGSLALNRVFPQLPLQTTLTNAQGSLSGNLNALVTSVLEGEPDLNTITGNLNLQLAAADGTINAITQLRNNQWQARINATDINTSQLVETFAPNIEQQYRETLADANAQLRLSGLVSPIFNPDQPLPINAQNVAIQLGEQNLNATGTILVSNLLTRPDASANLSVQAQVRNLDQLPTTQLLTGIPAPQGFLPRRLDLSGDANFQGGLIAENILTAPTAPGNLQLAGNLELLDFGLNDRQFDPRLAGSVNLALGQEIALDLRGQQDIIAAVAEPCIRPDCIAPYLPVSFTFRQFTEGQPPILAQGRRVGERLLANIESFPLQVLGIAPLQEYGVPGLLQGIVSLDADVNLFTLAGRGDLLVNEPGIGNFVADSFRANFAYQDQIARLTTATLVTGESEYNLEGSLNFATGAIFARANVDDGNIEDLLAVVGTPDIETVVSFIQGDLPNLTGEADIPVYDVGAPDAPIADQVNLYARIAEYIKALAEQRQDFGVPTQLDFQGVYQASLTVGGTLQDPNVNVQFQANDWTWNPQAPYPNIIPPIGFLLQDTRTIPINEIVLEASFNDGVVAIEPARLRTQNTVFSLAGQANLLTGNLTGNFGVEDFSTDTVNNFVDVPIDLFGDLDIKGNLSGTLSNPIVSGNFAFNDLALNARLLNQTLEGNFNYSDGRFQLATTDPSFVGVYASIPYPPLAESDRVDVSLNLGNEALELINIFTNDQVSWLAGDGRVNVTATGRLGLENGVNISDLIVNGEVILANAVLSSEAFPEVVNVDGRIIFNRQLLNVQQLSATFAESEIAAAGILPFFEPLGEATNPLTVVIEQGDIDLENLYEGQIDGRVVVNGSALEPLIRGAVRLYDGRVFIPRRNGEEEQRPTPVANQWIAATTRIQQSPVTPRLDNFQVILDNLQISQEPLYQFNFGGQIAINGTLTNLNSLQPKGVIQLDRGIVNFVDTRFLIDRRAPNQIVFDPNQGILNPYLNIRLRTIVSDFPERQFQRQTGFFNNNEIPDDTLNQVRRVDITLGIDGRLSQLLPSFGQPVQEVCQIFPQMPVIPTGNVYTEQQLNQLQTCLRALATTQEANEQLLLNPIVELSSSPPLNDAEIVRLLGQQLFDIADALQGKNTAQLVEYGVVQLAFPLVFQSIAYDIENSVANALNMADFRFLPYLEAVYRVNKDEDSFVRITYDYNFNQVRVQYETRF, encoded by the coding sequence ATGACTAACGGTTCTTCCAATACTCCTAATACTCCCCCTGACCCTTCAGAGCAACCGAGTTTTACTACTCGTCTCAGAAGATTTATAAGGCGGCCTTCAACTTTAATTGGCGGGGGTGTATTAATTGCATTAGGGGTGGGGGGATATTTAGGGGTAAGATATTTTGTCTATGAAAGATTATCTCCGTTAATCGAAGCACAATTAAGTAATTTTCTGGGTCGAGAAGTTAATCTAGGAGAAGTTGAAAGTTTTTCCTTAACTCATATTCGCTTTGGAAATACCTCTATTCCTGCAACTCCAACAGATGCGGATAATGCCTCTGTAGATGCAGTCAATATTCAATTTAATATTTTACCTCTGTTATTGGGTCGTCCTTTACCCTTGGAAGTGACTTTAGTTGATCCTAATGTTTACATAGATCAGGATAAAACGGGAAAATGGGTAGACATCGAATTACCAGAACAAGAAGAGGAACTTCCCATCGATCTTGATGTTAAAGTTAATCTAGAAGATGCGGATCTAGCTTTAAAACCGAATCAACTTAAACAACCGGTTACTATTCAAGCTGATGGGACTGCTAGATATATTACCGCCGATCCTCAACAATTACAATATGATTTAGATGTAGAAGTTCTCAAAAGTGACGTTAATCTTGAAGGAAAAACGGTTCTTGATACGGGACAAACTCAACTTAATTTACAGGTTAATCGATTAGCTTTAGGAGAAATTGCTGCCCTTCTTCCGGCTAATCTAATTAACCTAAATAGTGGTACATTAAACGCCGATCTTAATCTCAATGTTCCCTCTTTAGAAAAGATAGAAGGAACTCAAGGACAAGGCAACGTCAGTTTAACCCAAATTGCCGGACGACTTCCTACCCTAAAAGTTCCTATCAAGGCCAATGTTGAACTCGGTTTTGAAGGACAAACCGTTTTAATCGATCAATTTAGAGTCAGTTTAAATAATATTGTTGCTCAGGCAAAAGGATCAATCGATTGGCAAAAAGGATATAATATTCAGGCTCAAATTAACCCGTTTCAAGTTACTAATTTATTTAAAATTTTATCTTGGTCGTTTCCTATTGATGTTAATGGTCAATTGCAAGCCAAATTCAATATAAGAGGGGGAATTACTCAACCCCTAATTATTGGAACAATAAATAATACCAAACCGATCAACATTGATAAACTGAGATTACAAAACTTAAGAGCCGGATTTAGAACCAATCTGAATCAATTAATCCTCGAAAAAGCACAAATTCAACCCGCACCCGGAGGACAAATAACCGCAACCGGACGACTGCAATTAAACATCCTTCAAGCGTTAAAACAAAACAAAGAGATTCAATGGGCGAAAATTCCCGTTAATGTTAATTTTAGAGGTGCTTTACCCGGTCAACCCTTAATTGAGCCTTATATTAATGTTCCTCAAGGAGTCACCGTTGGCACGATTAATACGGTAGGACAAATTACTGGAACTTTCGATAAACTCCAAAGTCAAGTCAACTGGCAAACCCCCAATTTAGCAACTGTTTCTGATGTACAAATTGCCGGATCGGGTAATATTTTTTGGCAAAGAGATACATTTATTCTCCGAAATACCGAACTTCAAACCGACCAAGGAACATTACTGGTAACGGGGAGGGTCAATACTACTACTAAGCAATGGCAAACCGCGATCGAAGGTAACTCTTTTAATTTAGATCCCTTTGTAGCGATCGCCTGTGATAATTTTAACAATTTATGCACCTATACCAATAAACTAGAGCCAGTCCTCCTAGAAACTGCTAATATCAATTTAACCGGCGGATTCGACTTTGGATTAGACACCATCCGAGGCATCGCTAACCTTGATCTACAGGTACAACAGGGCAATGTTACCGTCAATAGTCGCCTCACTCAAGGAACGCTCAACGCAACGGTTTTAGCCTCTCAATTGGCGTTAGATCCCTTTTTAACCGGAATAAACGTCCCCGTACCTGTGCAATTGGTTCGCACCACAGCAAAAATATCCGGCTCAGTAGAACAACTTTTAAATCAAAATTGGAACACTTTACAAGCAGATGCAGACATCAGATTACGGGTAGCGGATGATCCGGTTCTAATTTCGGGACAAGTACAACAAGGCACTCTAGAAGCGATCGTTAATACTCAACAACTTCCCGTCAGTCCTTTTGTTCCTAATTTAACCGTTCCGGTCAGTATCCAACAAACCCAGGCCGTTATTTCAGCCCCCGTCGAAGAATTATTAAATCTTAATTTTGATAACCTGAACGCAGATGCTAACGTTCGCCTGACGATCGCCAATAGTCCCGCCCGTGTTTTGGCTAACATCAACGATGGTATAATCAATGCTGCCGCTAATCTCGGATCTTTGGCACTTAATCGAGTCTTTCCCCAATTACCTCTACAGACAACTTTAACTAATGCTCAGGGAAGTTTAAGCGGGAATTTAAACGCTTTAGTTACATCCGTGTTAGAAGGAGAACCGGACTTAAACACTATTACAGGCAATCTCAATTTACAACTAGCAGCAGCCGATGGAACAATTAACGCTATTACCCAGTTAAGAAATAATCAATGGCAAGCAAGGATTAATGCGACAGACATTAATACCTCTCAATTAGTAGAAACGTTTGCCCCCAATATTGAGCAACAATACCGAGAAACCCTTGCAGATGCTAATGCTCAATTGCGTTTAAGCGGTTTAGTTTCCCCCATTTTTAACCCGGATCAACCCCTCCCCATTAACGCCCAAAACGTCGCTATTCAACTGGGAGAGCAAAACTTAAACGCCACCGGCACGATTTTAGTTAGTAACTTATTGACTCGCCCAGATGCCAGTGCTAACCTATCAGTACAGGCACAAGTGCGAAATCTTGACCAATTACCCACGACTCAACTGTTAACGGGAATTCCAGCGCCTCAAGGATTTTTACCAAGACGATTAGATTTAAGTGGAGACGCTAACTTTCAAGGTGGTCTGATTGCTGAAAATATTTTAACCGCTCCCACTGCCCCCGGTAATCTTCAATTAGCCGGCAATTTAGAATTACTGGATTTTGGCTTAAACGACCGCCAATTTGACCCCAGATTAGCCGGATCGGTTAATCTAGCTTTAGGACAAGAAATTGCGCTCGATTTACGAGGACAACAAGACATTATCGCGGCGGTAGCTGAACCCTGCATCCGTCCCGACTGTATCGCCCCCTATCTGCCGGTTTCCTTTACATTTCGCCAATTTACCGAAGGACAGCCCCCCATTCTTGCTCAAGGGAGACGGGTAGGAGAGCGGTTACTGGCTAATATTGAAAGTTTCCCCCTACAAGTCTTAGGTATTGCTCCCTTGCAAGAATACGGCGTTCCTGGGCTATTACAAGGCATTGTGAGCTTAGATGCAGATGTTAACTTATTTACCCTTGCCGGTAGGGGTGATCTTCTCGTTAACGAACCCGGTATCGGCAATTTTGTTGCAGACTCTTTTCGGGCTAACTTTGCCTATCAAGATCAAATTGCTCGTTTAACGACTGCAACCCTCGTCACGGGAGAAAGTGAGTACAATCTCGAAGGCTCTCTCAATTTCGCCACCGGAGCCATTTTTGCTAGGGCTAATGTCGATGACGGGAATATAGAAGACCTTTTAGCAGTGGTAGGCACTCCCGATATTGAGACTGTAGTGAGTTTCATTCAAGGAGACCTCCCTAATTTAACGGGAGAGGCAGATATTCCCGTTTATGATGTCGGCGCTCCTGATGCTCCTATTGCTGACCAAGTCAATTTATATGCTAGGATTGCCGAATATATCAAAGCTTTAGCCGAACAAAGACAAGATTTTGGTGTTCCGACTCAATTAGATTTTCAGGGAGTTTATCAAGCGAGTTTAACGGTAGGAGGAACGTTACAAGATCCTAACGTTAACGTTCAATTTCAGGCTAATGATTGGACATGGAATCCTCAAGCACCCTATCCAAATATTATACCCCCGATTGGATTTTTACTGCAAGATACCCGAACCATTCCTATCAATGAAATTGTTTTAGAAGCGAGTTTTAATGATGGAGTAGTGGCGATAGAACCGGCTAGATTAAGAACCCAAAATACAGTTTTTTCTTTAGCCGGTCAAGCCAATTTATTAACGGGGAATTTAACCGGTAATTTTGGGGTAGAAGATTTTTCAACGGATACAGTCAATAATTTTGTAGATGTTCCGATCGATTTATTTGGGGATTTAGATATCAAGGGCAACTTATCAGGAACTCTATCTAATCCCATTGTGAGCGGTAACTTTGCCTTTAACGATCTTGCCTTGAATGCTCGTTTACTCAATCAGACACTTGAAGGTAACTTTAATTATAGTGATGGACGCTTTCAATTAGCCACAACAGACCCCTCTTTTGTAGGAGTTTATGCCAGTATTCCCTATCCTCCCCTAGCGGAAAGCGATCGGGTAGACGTTAGTCTTAATTTGGGTAACGAAGCCTTAGAATTGATTAATATATTTACTAATGATCAAGTGTCTTGGCTGGCGGGAGATGGTCGGGTAAATGTTACCGCTACAGGACGTTTAGGATTAGAAAATGGGGTTAATATTAGTGATTTAATCGTCAATGGAGAAGTAATTTTAGCCAATGCTGTCCTATCTAGTGAGGCTTTTCCAGAAGTAGTTAATGTCGATGGTCGAATTATCTTTAACCGTCAACTTTTGAATGTTCAACAATTATCTGCGACCTTTGCCGAAAGCGAAATTGCAGCAGCCGGAATATTACCGTTCTTTGAACCTTTAGGAGAGGCAACCAATCCCTTAACCGTTGTCATTGAACAAGGAGATATTGACTTAGAAAATCTTTATGAAGGTCAAATTGATGGTCGAGTTGTCGTCAATGGTTCGGCCTTAGAACCTCTAATTAGGGGAGCAGTTCGACTTTATGATGGTCGGGTTTTTATTCCTAGAAGAAATGGCGAAGAAGAACAACGCCCCACCCCTGTCGCTAATCAATGGATAGCGGCCACCACTCGTATTCAACAGTCCCCTGTTACTCCCAGACTCGACAATTTTCAAGTGATTTTAGATAACTTACAAATTTCTCAAGAACCTTTATATCAATTTAATTTTGGGGGACAAATTGCTATCAACGGGACTTTAACTAATTTGAATAGTTTACAACCTAAAGGAGTGATTCAATTAGACCGAGGAATTGTCAATTTTGTCGATACTCGCTTTTTAATCGATCGTCGTGCCCCTAATCAAATTGTTTTTGATCCTAATCAAGGAATACTTAATCCTTATTTAAATATTCGCTTAAGAACGATTGTTTCTGATTTTCCAGAGCGACAATTTCAACGACAAACCGGATTTTTTAATAATAATGAAATTCCTGATGATACCCTTAACCAAGTTCGGCGGGTTGATATTACCTTGGGAATTGATGGGCGATTATCTCAACTTTTACCAAGTTTTGGTCAACCCGTCCAAGAAGTTTGTCAAATTTTTCCCCAAATGCCTGTTATTCCTACGGGAAATGTATATACTGAGCAACAATTAAATCAATTACAAACTTGTCTCCGGGCGTTAGCAACCACACAAGAAGCCAACGAACAGTTACTTTTAAATCCCATTGTCGAGTTATCGAGTAGTCCTCCTCTTAATGATGCGGAAATTGTTCGTTTATTGGGACAACAATTATTTGATATTGCCGATGCTTTACAAGGTAAAAATACAGCACAGTTAGTAGAATATGGGGTCGTTCAGTTAGCTTTTCCCCTAGTTTTCCAAAGCATTGCTTATGATATAGAAAATAGCGTGGCTAATGCTCTAAATATGGCAGATTTCCGATTTTTGCCCTATTTAGAAGCCGTTTATCGAGTTAATAAGGATGAAGATTCTTTTGTCAGAATCACTTACGATTACAATTTTAATCAAGTCAGGGTTCAATATGAAACGAGGTTTTAA
- a CDS encoding 4'-phosphopantetheinyl transferase family protein, whose protein sequence is MKQIWSIPPQDLKLEENEVHIWCTHLDLPAEKIQQLETILSEEEINRANRFYFEKHRHRFIVARSSLRIILGQYLKIKSDRLQFDYSPKGKPSLVGGGGIKFNLSHSENMSLYGITRNSLIGVDIEYLRPVEDVAKLAQRFFCPREYEVISSLASGEIEKAFFRAWTAKEAFLKATGEGIGGGLDQVEIDLTTQESVKFLKIGNHTEAVNEWSLFPLMPAEGYIGAVVVKGKELVKNFYKLEN, encoded by the coding sequence ATGAAACAAATTTGGTCTATTCCCCCCCAAGATTTAAAGTTAGAAGAAAATGAAGTTCATATTTGGTGTACTCATTTAGATTTACCGGCAGAAAAAATACAGCAATTAGAGACAATTTTATCAGAAGAAGAAATCAATCGAGCTAACCGCTTTTATTTTGAAAAACATCGACATCGTTTTATTGTTGCCCGGAGTAGTCTGAGAATTATTTTAGGACAATATTTAAAAATTAAAAGCGATCGCCTACAATTTGACTATAGTCCCAAAGGCAAACCGAGTTTAGTGGGAGGAGGAGGAATAAAGTTTAATTTATCTCATTCTGAAAACATGAGTTTGTATGGAATTACTCGAAATAGTCTTATCGGAGTAGATATAGAATACTTGCGCCCCGTCGAAGATGTGGCCAAACTGGCACAACGATTCTTTTGTCCGAGGGAATATGAGGTTATTAGCTCTCTTGCCTCTGGAGAGATAGAAAAAGCCTTTTTTCGGGCTTGGACGGCAAAGGAAGCCTTTTTAAAGGCAACAGGAGAGGGAATTGGTGGGGGGTTGGATCAAGTTGAAATTGATTTAACCACTCAAGAATCGGTAAAATTCTTAAAAATTGGCAATCATACCGAGGCAGTTAATGAATGGTCATTATTTCCCCTCATGCCGGCAGAGGGTTATATTGGGGCTGTTGTGGTTAAAGGGAAAGAATTGGTTAAAAATTTCTATAAATTAGAAAATTAA
- a CDS encoding helix-turn-helix domain-containing protein — MIVIFFYQISNRDTTEQLIDLGLTHQEISEILGATRVTITRVINQLEQQGLIERHPLHRIILKDEEVWHYQI; from the coding sequence ATAATCGTTATTTTTTTTTACCAAATTAGCAATAGAGATACTACAGAACAATTAATTGATCTGGGTTTAACTCATCAAGAAATTAGTGAAATTTTAGGGGCAACTCGTGTTACAATTACGCGAGTAATTAACCAACTAGAACAACAAGGTTTGATTGAACGCCATCCTTTACATCGGATTATTTTGAAAGATGAAGAAGTTTGGCATTATCAAATATAA
- a CDS encoding phosphatase PAP2 family protein: MSLSENSFKSWLNYHRQLLLLFFIGVYIPLGIFILLAIGIVQYPQGFPWDVPILLAIHNTSKSQLDIFAAWLTQLGIYWGVAPLILILVISLSLQQKWRGIIYLLISSLGATLISHSTKIFFHRVRPSLWELFYPLPPDFSFPSGHAISSMMLWVTVLILSWGKRWFLTVLFIGCFFVLGIGWTRLYLGVHYPSDILAGWMLAIAWSIGVSLIVKPNQFE, from the coding sequence ATGAGCTTGTCTGAAAACTCTTTTAAATCTTGGTTAAATTACCATCGACAGTTATTATTACTGTTTTTTATAGGGGTATATATTCCCCTAGGAATTTTTATTCTATTAGCCATAGGAATTGTACAGTATCCTCAAGGGTTTCCTTGGGATGTACCCATTTTATTAGCCATTCACAACACCTCAAAATCCCAGTTAGATATTTTTGCCGCTTGGCTAACTCAACTAGGAATTTATTGGGGAGTAGCTCCTCTAATTCTTATCCTAGTGATTTCTTTAAGCTTACAACAAAAATGGAGAGGGATTATTTATCTTTTAATCAGTTCTTTAGGCGCGACTTTAATAAGTCATTCAACAAAAATCTTTTTTCACAGAGTCCGTCCTAGTTTATGGGAATTATTTTATCCTTTACCTCCAGATTTTTCTTTTCCCAGTGGTCATGCTATTTCTAGTATGATGTTATGGGTTACTGTCTTAATACTATCTTGGGGAAAACGTTGGTTTTTGACTGTCTTATTTATTGGCTGTTTTTTCGTTTTGGGAATTGGTTGGACTCGGCTTTATTTAGGGGTTCATTATCCTAGTGATATTTTAGCCGGTTGGATGCTGGCGATCGCTTGGTCAATTGGGGTAAGTCTAATCGTTAAACCTAATCAATTTGAGTAA